Proteins encoded by one window of Cylindrospermum stagnale PCC 7417:
- the cbiQ gene encoding cobalt ECF transporter T component CbiQ, with protein sequence MNLQIDTLAYTNRLRWLAPEQKLLFAIALLIITAFVHPLVQILIAIWISIWTVIYAGIPAKIYVKLVYIAALFWLTSLPALVINGVDLAHLHLAQTDSVTGLTIGYYYVYISRHGIEQGWTILTRALASLSCLYFVMLTIPFAELLQTLRRFGLPILLTDLLLLMYRFIFVLLNTASELWTAQQSRGGYRTFKIAMKSLSLLIGQLLKRTLENYRQVSLTLASRGFNGEFQVWHPHRYHLSKRYAVEAIFGCAILIILEEKMSFLSVAF encoded by the coding sequence ATGAACCTTCAGATTGACACCCTGGCTTACACCAATCGGCTGCGGTGGTTGGCGCCAGAACAGAAACTACTATTTGCGATCGCGCTGCTAATCATCACAGCCTTTGTCCATCCCCTAGTGCAAATTCTCATTGCTATCTGGATAAGTATTTGGACGGTCATTTATGCTGGTATTCCCGCCAAAATTTATGTGAAATTAGTTTATATTGCCGCTCTATTTTGGTTAACAAGCTTACCAGCTTTAGTGATCAATGGCGTAGACCTTGCTCACCTGCATTTAGCGCAAACTGACTCAGTAACAGGGTTGACTATTGGCTATTATTATGTATACATCAGTAGGCATGGAATTGAGCAGGGATGGACAATTTTAACGCGAGCGCTTGCCTCTCTTTCCTGCTTATACTTTGTGATGCTAACTATCCCCTTTGCCGAGCTTTTACAAACCCTACGTCGCTTCGGGTTGCCAATATTGTTAACAGACCTTTTATTGCTGATGTACCGCTTTATTTTCGTTTTATTAAACACAGCATCTGAGTTATGGACTGCCCAACAATCTCGTGGTGGCTACCGCACTTTTAAGATAGCGATGAAAAGTTTATCTCTGTTAATTGGACAATTACTCAAGCGCACTCTAGAAAATTATCGTCAAGTTTCCTTGACTTTAGCCTCACGGGGCTTCAATGGGGAATTTCAGGTTTGGCATCCCCATCGCTATCATTTATCTAAGCGGTATGCCGTCGAAGCAATTTTCGGATGTGCCATATTAATAATATTGGAAGAAAAAATGTCTTTTTTGTCAGTGGCATTTTGA
- a CDS encoding energy-coupling factor ABC transporter ATP-binding protein, with protein sequence MTSLTSNPQNSLSHPCTAVVEVQNLVYAYSQQEPVLKEISFTLKRGDRVALMGATGSGKSTLLETLIGLKQPRTGEIWINGIKVAPKTLPQIRQHIGFAFQDANDQLFMPTILEDVTFGPRNYGVPPAVAIDRARQLLADFGLEAYAHRSAHELSGGQRRLAALAAILALDPAILILDEPTNGLDPAWRRHLAQVLLKLSVQVILIASHDLHWLGRVTQRALVLSGGQIQIDGDIQPLLQDGNTLDQLGLPIDW encoded by the coding sequence TTGACATCCTTAACTTCTAATCCCCAAAATTCCCTCTCTCACCCCTGCACTGCTGTGGTTGAGGTGCAAAACTTGGTGTATGCCTATTCCCAGCAAGAGCCGGTATTAAAAGAAATTTCCTTTACCTTGAAGAGAGGCGATCGCGTCGCTTTAATGGGTGCAACAGGATCAGGAAAAAGCACCTTGCTGGAAACCCTGATCGGTTTAAAACAACCACGTACCGGGGAAATTTGGATTAATGGCATCAAGGTGGCACCAAAAACCCTGCCCCAAATCCGGCAGCACATCGGCTTTGCTTTCCAAGATGCCAACGACCAACTGTTTATGCCTACCATCTTGGAAGACGTCACATTTGGCCCTCGTAACTACGGTGTGCCACCAGCAGTGGCAATTGATCGGGCGCGGCAATTGTTAGCTGATTTTGGTCTAGAAGCTTACGCCCACCGTTCTGCCCACGAACTTTCAGGGGGACAAAGACGCCTAGCCGCCCTAGCCGCGATTCTCGCCCTAGATCCGGCAATCCTGATTTTAGATGAGCCAACTAACGGACTTGATCCAGCATGGCGGCGACATTTGGCGCAAGTATTATTAAAGTTGTCCGTGCAGGTGATCCTCATTGCTTCCCATGACCTACATTGGCTAGGTAGAGTTACCCAACGTGCTTTAGTATTGTCTGGTGGTCAAATTCAAATAGACGGCGATATTCAACCACTTTTGCAAGATGGAAATACTTTAGACCAGTTAGGTTTGCCGATAGATTGGTAA
- a CDS encoding energy-coupling factor ABC transporter ATP-binding protein, translating into MQQCLLEFEQVNYTYSGSQQSALNNLILKIPAHKKCALIGQNGCGKTTLFLLANGLYRPQKGSIYWQGKPLQYDRKSLMQLRQNVGLVFQDPEQQLVASTVEEDISYGLCNLGLPVAEIQQRVEQGLREFGLNELAQRPVHHLSLGQKKRVSIADVMVLKPELLLLDEPTAYLDRLHTRNLMATLKKIHDDGTTILMATHDLDLVYRWADWIFVMDRGRLILEGTPQEVFSQREVLEALQLGVPLIYEMLFSEELSGEEPGLKKLRQKILNLFHD; encoded by the coding sequence ATGCAGCAATGTTTACTCGAATTTGAACAGGTAAATTACACCTATTCAGGTTCACAACAATCAGCTTTAAATAATTTAATATTGAAGATTCCTGCTCATAAAAAATGTGCATTAATCGGTCAAAATGGTTGTGGCAAAACCACATTATTTTTATTGGCTAATGGTTTGTATAGACCCCAAAAAGGAAGTATTTATTGGCAAGGTAAGCCTCTACAATATGACCGCAAATCCTTGATGCAATTACGCCAAAATGTCGGGTTAGTCTTTCAAGATCCAGAGCAACAACTGGTAGCCTCTACTGTTGAAGAAGATATTTCTTATGGCTTGTGCAATTTGGGATTACCTGTAGCAGAAATTCAACAGCGAGTTGAGCAAGGTTTAAGAGAATTTGGGTTAAATGAATTAGCTCAAAGACCAGTACATCATCTCAGTTTAGGGCAAAAAAAACGAGTTTCTATCGCTGATGTAATGGTGTTAAAACCAGAACTACTGTTGCTAGATGAACCTACGGCGTATTTAGATCGGCTGCATACCCGTAACCTGATGGCAACTCTGAAAAAGATTCATGACGATGGCACAACAATATTAATGGCAACCCATGACCTTGATTTAGTTTATCGCTGGGCAGATTGGATTTTTGTGATGGATAGGGGAAGATTAATATTAGAGGGAACCCCCCAAGAGGTATTTAGCCAACGTGAGGTTCTCGAAGCGTTGCAGCTTGGTGTGCCATTGATATATGAGATGTTATTTTCTGAAGAACTGTCTGGAGAAGAACCTGGTTTAAAAAAATTGCGGCAGAAAATATTGAATCTATTTCATGACTAG
- a CDS encoding HAMP domain-containing protein, with the protein MATEQLTRDSDNLDLKQLLTTLTAVKQGDFSVRMPIDQTGLAGKIADTLNDIIDQNERMATELQRIGNVVGKEGKIAERASLGNIRGSWSDCVNSVNTLITDLVQPTAETTRVIRSVANGDLSQTIATEIDGRRLQGEFLQTANIVNTMVDRLGSFASEVTRVAREVGTEGKLGVQAEVKGVAGTWKDLTDNVNLMAGNLTGQVRNIAEVATAIANGDLSKKITVNVKGEILELKNTVNTMVDQLNSFASEVTRVAREVGTEGKLGVQAEVRGVAGTWKDLTDNVNLMAGNLTAQVRNIAEVTTAVANGDLSKKITVNVKGEILELKNTVNIMVDQLNSFASEVTRVAREVGAEGKLGGQAEVRGVAGTWKDLTDSVNFMAGSLTAQVRNIAEVTTAVANGDLSKKITVDVKGEILELKNTINTMVDQLNSFASEVTRVAREVGTEGKLGVQAEVRGVAGTWKDLTDNVNLMAGNLTGQVRNIAEVATAIANGDLSKKITVDVRGEIFELKNTINIMVDQLSSFASEVTRVAREVGSEGKLGVQADVKGVAGTWKDLTDSVNFMAGSLTAQVRNIAEVTTAVATGDLSKKITVDVKGEILELKNTINTMVDQLNSFASEVTRVAREVGSEGKLGVQADVRGVAGTWKDLTDSVNFMAGSLTAQVRNIAEVTTAVATGDLSKKITVDVKGEILELKNTINTMVDQLNSFASEVTRVAREVGTEGKLGVQAEVQGVAGTWKDLTDNVNLMAGNLTGQVRNIAEVATAIASGDLSKKITVAVKGEILELKNTINIMVDQLSSFASEVTRVAREVGSEGKLGVQADVRGVAGTWKDLTDSVNFMAGSLTAQVRNIAAVTTAVANGDLSKKISVDVKGEILELKNTVNTMVDQLNSFASEVTRVAREVGTEGKLGVQAEVKGVAGTWKDLTDSVNFMAGSLTAQVRNIAEVTTAVANGDLSKKITVDVKGEILELKNTINTMVDQLNSFASEVTRVAREVGTEGKLGVQAYVRGVAGTWKDLTDNVNSMAGNLTAQVRNIAEVTKAVANGDLSKKITVDVKGEILELKDTINTMVDQLSSFASEVTRVAREVGTEGKLGGQAQVQGVAGTWKDLTDNVNSMAGNLTAQVRGIARVVTAVANGDLKRKLMLDAKGEIETLAETINEMIDTLATFANQVTTVAREVGIEGKLGGQARVPGAAGTWKDLTDNVNELAATLTTQLRAIAEVATAVTKGDLTRSIAVETLGEVAILKDNINQMIANLRETTQKNTEQDWLKTNLAKFTRMLQGQRDLETVSKLILSELAPLVGAQQGVFYLMDSGDNSVYLKLLSSYAYRERKHLANRFYLGEGLVGQCALEKERILLTEVPSDYVKIGSGLGESTPLNAVVLPVLFEGQVTAVIELASFRRFSEIHLTFFDQLTESIAIVLNTIAASMRTEELLKQSQSLAEELQTQQSELRETNKRLEQQAQSLKTSEDLLKGQQDKLQQTNAELEEKADLLALQKKEVERKNQEIEHARRSLEEKAEQLALSSKYKSEFLANMSHELRTPLNSLLILARLLADNVESNLTSKQVEYSRTIYSAGTDLLALINDILDLAKIESGTMSINMTQMLLTELGDHIERTFRQVAQDKKLSFSIELAPELPRTIYTDSKRLQQVLKNLLSNAFKFTESGEVNLRIEVAKQGWSLNQETLNRAQIIIGFSVRDTGIGIAPDKQKVIFEAFQQADGTTSRKYGGTGLGLSISREIARLFGGEIKLVSSPGQGSTFTFYLPQFSSELGMLSYESRTELLSNASAAAVLNDDRTAIEEGDHVLLIVEDDIHFARILLDIARQKGFKVIAAQNGRVGLTLAQEYQPSGILLDVRLPEMDGWTVLDRLKHDPNTRHIPVHIMTVEEGRQRSLELGAIAYVQKPVTSETVSEALNKIKGFVQRRVKDLLVVEDDDHQRRSIIELIGSNDVTITAVDTGAAALAAIRTQLFDCLVLDLGLPDMTGFELIEQIKQDPNGEALPIIVYTSREISPAQETELKRIAETIIVKDVRTPERLLDETALVLHRIQADLPEPKRQLLEQLHSTDCSLASKKVLIVDDDIRNIFALTSMLERYQMQVVYAENGREGIRVLENTPDIDVVLMDVMMPEMDGYETTQLIRENARFKSLPIIALTAKAMLGDREKCLEAGASDYITKPVDIEQLLSLLRGYLYR; encoded by the coding sequence ATGGCAACCGAACAGTTAACTAGAGATAGCGATAATCTAGATTTAAAACAGCTCCTGACAACGCTGACTGCTGTTAAACAAGGTGATTTTTCTGTTCGGATGCCCATAGACCAAACTGGACTGGCAGGGAAAATAGCCGATACGCTCAACGATATTATTGACCAGAATGAGCGCATGGCTACAGAGCTACAGCGGATTGGCAATGTTGTTGGCAAAGAAGGCAAGATCGCCGAACGTGCCTCTTTAGGAAATATTCGCGGTTCTTGGTCAGATTGTGTGAATTCTGTCAATACTCTAATTACAGATTTAGTGCAGCCAACAGCCGAAACTACTCGTGTGATCAGGTCTGTAGCCAACGGCGATCTATCCCAAACGATCGCGACAGAAATTGACGGCAGACGTCTCCAAGGAGAGTTTCTCCAAACTGCCAATATCGTTAACACAATGGTAGATCGCCTTGGTTCCTTTGCCTCAGAAGTGACACGAGTTGCTAGGGAAGTGGGAACCGAAGGCAAGCTGGGTGTGCAAGCAGAAGTTAAGGGAGTCGCTGGCACTTGGAAGGACTTGACCGACAACGTTAACTTGATGGCGGGTAATCTCACCGGACAAGTTCGCAACATTGCTGAGGTAGCAACAGCGATCGCCAATGGTGACCTTTCCAAAAAAATTACTGTCAACGTTAAAGGCGAAATTCTCGAACTAAAAAACACCGTCAACACGATGGTGGATCAGCTAAACTCTTTTGCATCGGAAGTGACGCGAGTTGCTCGTGAAGTGGGCACTGAAGGGAAGTTGGGCGTCCAAGCAGAAGTGCGCGGCGTCGCTGGTACTTGGAAAGACTTGACAGACAACGTGAACTTAATGGCAGGTAATCTTACAGCCCAAGTCCGGAATATTGCGGAAGTGACGACGGCAGTAGCGAACGGCGACCTCTCCAAAAAAATTACTGTTAATGTCAAAGGCGAAATTTTGGAGTTGAAAAACACCGTTAACATCATGGTGGATCAACTCAATTCCTTTGCATCGGAAGTGACGCGGGTTGCCCGTGAGGTGGGTGCAGAAGGAAAGTTGGGTGGTCAAGCGGAAGTTCGGGGGGTAGCGGGTACCTGGAAAGACTTAACCGATAGTGTCAATTTCATGGCGGGAAGCTTGACGGCACAAGTGCGAAATATTGCCGAAGTGACCACAGCAGTAGCTAACGGCGACCTTTCCAAAAAAATCACCGTCGATGTCAAAGGCGAAATTTTAGAACTGAAAAATACCATTAACACGATGGTAGATCAGCTGAACTCCTTTGCATCGGAAGTGACGCGGGTGGCGCGGGAGGTGGGAACAGAAGGTAAGCTGGGTGTGCAAGCGGAAGTCAGGGGGGTAGCGGGTACCTGGAAAGACTTAACCGATAACGTGAACTTAATGGCAGGTAATCTCACGGGGCAGGTGCGAAACATTGCCGAGGTGGCAACTGCGATCGCTAATGGCGACCTTTCCAAAAAAATCACCGTCGATGTGAGAGGCGAAATTTTCGAGTTAAAGAACACCATTAATATCATGGTGGATCAACTCAGTTCCTTTGCATCGGAAGTAACAAGGGTGGCGCGGGAAGTGGGCAGTGAAGGCAAGCTGGGAGTGCAAGCAGATGTTAAGGGCGTTGCTGGCACTTGGAAGGACTTGACCGACAGCGTGAACTTCATGGCGGGCAGCTTAACGGCACAAGTGCGGAATATTGCCGAAGTGACCACAGCCGTAGCCACCGGCGACCTTTCCAAAAAAATCACCGTTGATGTCAAAGGCGAAATTCTGGAGTTGAAAAACACGATCAACACAATGGTGGATCAACTTAATTCCTTTGCATCAGAAGTAACAAGGGTGGCGCGGGAAGTCGGAAGTGAAGGGAAGCTGGGCGTACAAGCAGATGTCCGGGGCGTGGCAGGCACTTGGAAGGACTTGACCGACAGCGTAAATTTCATGGCGGGCAGCTTGACGGCACAAGTGCGAAATATTGCCGAAGTGACCACAGCCGTAGCCACCGGCGACCTTTCCAAAAAAATCACCGTTGATGTCAAAGGCGAAATTCTGGAGTTGAAAAATACCATTAACACAATGGTGGATCAGCTGAATTCCTTTGCATCGGAAGTAACGCGGGTGGCGCGGGAAGTGGGAACTGAAGGTAAGCTGGGTGTGCAAGCAGAAGTCCAGGGGGTAGCGGGTACCTGGAAGGACTTGACCGATAACGTGAACTTAATGGCAGGTAACCTCACGGGGCAGGTGCGAAATATTGCTGAGGTGGCAACTGCGATCGCTAGCGGTGACCTTTCCAAAAAAATCACTGTTGCCGTTAAAGGCGAAATTCTGGAGTTGAAAAACACCATTAATATCATGGTGGATCAACTCAGTTCCTTTGCCTCAGAAGTGACGCGGGTGGCGCGGGAAGTGGGCAGTGAAGGCAAGCTAGGCGTACAAGCGGATGTCCGGGGCGTTGCTGGCACTTGGAAGGATCTCACCGACAGCGTGAATTTTATGGCGGGCAGCTTAACAGCCCAAGTGCGGAATATTGCCGCAGTCACCACAGCCGTAGCCAACGGCGACCTTTCCAAGAAAATCTCAGTTGATGTCAAAGGCGAAATTTTAGAGTTGAAGAACACTGTCAACACGATGGTGGATCAACTGAATTCCTTTGCATCGGAAGTAACGCGGGTGGCGCGGGAAGTGGGAACCGAAGGTAAGTTGGGTGTGCAAGCAGAAGTTAAGGGGGTGGCAGGTACTTGGAAGGATCTCACCGACAGCGTGAACTTCATGGCGGGCAGCTTAACGGCACAAGTCCGGAACATTGCCGAAGTCACCACAGCAGTAGCTAACGGCGACCTTTCCAAAAAAATCACCGTTGATGTTAAAGGCGAAATTCTGGAGTTGAAAAATACCATTAACACAATGGTGGATCAGCTGAATTCCTTTGCATCGGAAGTAACGCGGGTAGCGCGGGAAGTGGGAACTGAAGGTAAGTTGGGTGTGCAAGCTTATGTTAGGGGAGTTGCTGGCACCTGGAAAGATTTAACCGACAACGTGAACTCGATGGCGGGGAACTTGACGGCACAGGTGCGGAACATTGCCGAAGTTACCAAAGCGGTGGCGAATGGCGACCTCTCTAAGAAAATTACCGTTGATGTTAAAGGCGAAATTTTGGAGTTGAAAGACACCATCAACACAATGGTGGATCAACTTAGTTCCTTTGCATCGGAAGTAACGCGGGTGGCGCGGGAAGTGGGAACTGAGGGGAAATTGGGCGGTCAAGCGCAAGTGCAAGGTGTCGCCGGCACTTGGAAAGATTTGACCGACAACGTGAACTCGATGGCGGGGAACTTGACGGCACAAGTGCGCGGTATCGCCAGAGTTGTAACAGCGGTTGCTAATGGTGACTTGAAACGGAAACTGATGCTGGATGCCAAGGGAGAAATTGAAACCTTGGCAGAGACAATCAACGAGATGATTGATACCCTAGCCACCTTTGCTAATCAAGTGACAACAGTAGCCAGGGAAGTGGGCATTGAAGGTAAGTTGGGCGGTCAAGCCAGAGTGCCTGGGGCTGCTGGGACTTGGAAAGATTTGACAGATAACGTTAACGAACTCGCTGCCACTCTCACTACTCAGTTAAGAGCGATCGCAGAAGTGGCTACCGCTGTGACGAAGGGTGATTTAACCCGCTCGATTGCTGTTGAGACCCTAGGTGAAGTGGCAATCCTTAAAGACAACATCAACCAGATGATTGCCAACCTGCGGGAAACAACCCAGAAAAACACCGAACAAGATTGGTTAAAAACTAACCTAGCCAAGTTTACCCGGATGCTGCAAGGTCAGCGAGACTTGGAAACCGTATCCAAACTAATTCTTTCGGAATTGGCACCGCTGGTGGGAGCGCAACAAGGCGTATTCTACTTAATGGACAGTGGAGACAATTCGGTATATCTCAAACTGCTTAGTAGCTACGCTTACCGCGAACGTAAGCATCTGGCTAACCGCTTCTACTTGGGTGAAGGACTAGTCGGACAATGCGCTTTGGAAAAAGAGCGAATTCTGCTGACGGAAGTACCGAGTGATTATGTGAAAATCGGTTCTGGTTTAGGAGAATCAACCCCACTCAATGCCGTAGTGTTACCTGTGCTATTTGAAGGACAAGTGACAGCGGTGATTGAATTAGCTTCTTTCCGCCGCTTTAGCGAGATTCATTTGACATTCTTCGATCAACTCACCGAAAGTATCGCGATCGTCTTGAATACGATCGCGGCTTCGATGCGGACTGAAGAACTGCTCAAGCAGTCCCAGTCTTTGGCAGAGGAACTGCAAACCCAGCAAAGCGAACTCAGAGAAACCAACAAGCGCTTAGAACAACAAGCCCAATCACTCAAAACCTCTGAGGATTTATTAAAGGGACAGCAAGATAAGTTACAACAAACCAACGCCGAGTTAGAAGAAAAGGCAGATTTGTTAGCGCTGCAAAAAAAAGAAGTCGAGCGCAAAAATCAAGAAATTGAACATGCAAGAAGGTCTTTAGAAGAAAAGGCCGAACAACTAGCACTCTCGTCAAAATACAAGTCTGAGTTTCTCGCTAATATGTCCCATGAACTGCGGACACCGCTAAACAGCTTGTTGATTTTGGCTAGGCTGTTAGCAGATAACGTCGAGAGCAATCTCACCAGCAAGCAAGTAGAGTATAGCCGCACAATTTACTCAGCAGGTACTGACCTTTTGGCGCTGATCAATGACATTCTCGATCTGGCCAAAATCGAATCTGGGACTATGTCAATTAACATGACCCAGATGCTGTTGACAGAATTGGGCGACCATATTGAGCGTACCTTCCGGCAAGTAGCTCAAGACAAGAAGCTCTCCTTCTCAATTGAATTGGCTCCTGAATTACCTAGAACTATCTATACAGACTCGAAACGCTTACAACAAGTCCTGAAAAATCTGCTCTCCAATGCTTTTAAATTTACAGAGAGTGGAGAGGTAAACTTGCGAATTGAAGTAGCAAAGCAGGGGTGGAGCCTCAACCAGGAAACTTTAAATCGCGCCCAGATAATTATCGGCTTCTCAGTCAGGGATACCGGGATTGGCATTGCCCCCGACAAGCAAAAGGTGATTTTCGAGGCGTTTCAGCAAGCCGATGGCACTACCAGTCGTAAATATGGCGGCACCGGATTGGGCTTGTCAATTAGCCGCGAAATTGCCCGCCTCTTTGGCGGAGAAATTAAACTTGTTAGTAGTCCCGGTCAAGGTAGCACGTTTACTTTCTATCTGCCGCAATTCAGTTCTGAGCTGGGAATGCTGAGTTATGAGTCTAGAACGGAACTTCTCAGTAATGCTTCTGCCGCAGCAGTCCTGAATGACGATCGCACTGCTATTGAAGAAGGCGATCATGTGCTACTGATTGTCGAGGATGATATTCACTTTGCACGGATTCTGCTCGATATAGCGCGGCAGAAAGGATTCAAGGTGATAGCCGCTCAAAACGGCAGAGTCGGTTTAACCCTAGCACAGGAATACCAGCCTTCAGGGATTTTGCTGGATGTGCGGTTGCCAGAGATGGATGGTTGGACGGTGTTGGATCGTTTGAAGCATGACCCAAACACGCGTCATATTCCCGTACACATCATGACAGTTGAAGAAGGACGACAACGCAGTTTAGAACTGGGAGCGATCGCATATGTGCAAAAACCCGTAACTAGCGAGACCGTATCTGAGGCATTGAATAAAATTAAAGGTTTTGTTCAGCGGCGGGTAAAAGATTTGCTCGTAGTCGAAGACGACGATCATCAGCGGCGGAGCATTATCGAGCTGATCGGCAGCAACGATGTGACGATCACTGCTGTTGACACTGGTGCAGCAGCTTTAGCAGCGATTCGTACTCAGCTTTTTGATTGTCTTGTCCTCGATTTAGGACTACCGGATATGACCGGGTTTGAACTGATTGAGCAGATCAAGCAAGACCCCAACGGCGAAGCTTTACCAATTATCGTCTACACCAGTAGGGAAATTTCCCCAGCCCAAGAAACTGAACTCAAGCGAATAGCGGAAACAATCATCGTCAAAGACGTGCGAACTCCTGAACGTCTCCTCGATGAAACAGCATTAGTTCTGCACCGCATTCAGGCAGATTTACCTGAACCCAAGCGTCAACTGCTGGAACAACTGCACTCAACAGACTGCTCCCTCGCTAGCAAGAAAGTGCTGATCGTAGACGACGATATCCGCAACATCTTCGCCCTTACCAGTATGCTGGAGCGCTATCAAATGCAGGTTGTATATGCTGAAAACGGCAGAGAAGGCATTAGGGTATTAGAAAATACACCAGATATTGATGTCGTGTTGATGGATGTGATGATGCCAGAAATGGATGGTTACGAAACAACGCAACTAATTCGCGAAAATGCCCGATTTAAATCTTTGCCGATCATTGCACTGACCGCTAAAGCTATGCTCGGCGATCGCGAAAAGTGTCTTGAAGCCGGGGCATCAGATTACATCACCAAACCCGTAGATATCGAACAGTTACTTTCACTCTTGCGGGGTTACCTGTATCGGTAA
- a CDS encoding energy-coupling factor transporter transmembrane component T family protein, whose protein sequence is MLKISLPLRLHLSLVIVIGAALLKHYAWSNLAVYGAIALFWAWLLRVSIRQLGGLIGTELIFLSLVALPLGWERASFLLVRSLICLIAMNSFLLTLPPHSFGIALKGLPVPGPLKENLLLAGQYLEILLSEVTRMQRSAQLRGLNGTGGWLRYASAAMIGALYLRSLDRAERVYTAMIARGYNGELPVDSTIRPKERLVLLIAGAIATCLTVSSYFQSFVKI, encoded by the coding sequence ATGCTTAAAATTTCTTTGCCGTTACGCTTGCATCTGTCTTTAGTGATTGTGATTGGGGCAGCGTTGTTAAAGCATTATGCTTGGTCTAATTTAGCTGTGTATGGTGCGATCGCACTTTTTTGGGCCTGGCTACTGCGCGTCTCTATTCGCCAACTGGGGGGATTAATCGGTACGGAATTGATTTTTCTCTCATTGGTGGCTTTACCTTTGGGATGGGAGCGAGCTAGTTTTTTGCTAGTGCGATCGCTAATTTGTCTAATTGCGATGAATAGTTTTTTGTTAACTTTACCTCCTCACAGTTTTGGCATTGCTCTCAAAGGTTTACCAGTACCAGGGCCATTAAAAGAAAATTTGCTATTAGCTGGGCAATATTTAGAAATTTTGCTCTCAGAAGTCACGCGCATGCAACGCAGCGCTCAATTACGAGGTTTAAATGGTACGGGGGGATGGCTACGCTACGCTAGTGCTGCCATGATTGGTGCCCTATACCTCCGCAGTTTGGACAGGGCAGAGCGTGTTTACACCGCGATGATTGCTCGTGGTTACAACGGTGAATTACCCGTAGATTCGACCATTAGACCAAAAGAGCGTTTGGTTTTGTTAATAGCTGGGGCGATCGCCACTTGTTTAACCGTAAGCTCTTATTTTCAGAGTTTCGTTAAAATTTAA
- a CDS encoding energy-coupling factor ABC transporter permease, with protein sequence MHIPDGFVSVPVAAATGLASVAALLIAFRRSQEAFGIRRAPVLGLTTAFIFAAQMVNFPVAGGTSGHLLGGTLAAIVLGSPWAGMLCIATVLIIQAVLFADGGITALGANILNMAVVGVWVGWVLTQTLQRLFGGARGRLPLAAGIAAGVSVVVASVACALELALSGTAPVNIVLATMAGVHLLIGIGEGLITGGVLTYLATARPDLLPGEQQQFRGWLVPVVSIILVAGVLSLFASAWPDGLERVAENLGFIKLAEEVRVIVPTPLADYGIQGLGEIGTSIAGLIGATVCFAVAFGIAKVMKPKNA encoded by the coding sequence ATGCATATTCCTGATGGATTTGTTTCGGTGCCGGTGGCAGCAGCTACTGGTTTAGCGAGTGTGGCAGCATTATTAATTGCATTTAGGCGATCGCAAGAAGCTTTTGGGATTCGTCGCGCCCCCGTACTGGGTTTAACCACCGCCTTTATATTTGCCGCGCAGATGGTCAATTTTCCGGTAGCCGGCGGCACCAGCGGTCACTTGTTGGGAGGTACCCTAGCAGCGATCGTCTTGGGTAGCCCTTGGGCGGGGATGTTGTGCATTGCCACAGTGTTAATTATTCAAGCTGTACTATTTGCCGATGGTGGCATTACAGCTTTGGGAGCGAATATTTTAAACATGGCAGTAGTTGGGGTTTGGGTTGGCTGGGTGTTAACCCAAACCTTACAACGGCTGTTTGGGGGAGCTAGAGGGCGGTTACCGCTGGCGGCAGGTATTGCGGCTGGCGTTAGTGTGGTAGTAGCATCCGTTGCTTGTGCCCTAGAGTTAGCCCTTTCTGGTACAGCACCAGTCAACATAGTTTTAGCAACTATGGCTGGTGTACATCTGCTAATTGGTATTGGGGAAGGGTTGATTACTGGTGGTGTGCTGACTTACTTAGCCACAGCACGACCAGATTTGTTACCAGGAGAGCAGCAGCAGTTTCGTGGCTGGTTGGTGCCTGTCGTCAGCATTATTCTAGTTGCCGGTGTGCTGTCGCTGTTCGCTTCGGCATGGCCTGACGGCTTGGAAAGGGTGGCGGAAAACTTAGGCTTTATTAAGTTAGCCGAGGAAGTGCGGGTAATTGTGCCCACGCCGTTAGCTGATTATGGGATTCAGGGTTTGGGCGAGATTGGTACTAGCATTGCTGGGCTGATAGGGGCGACGGTGTGCTTTGCTGTTGCTTTTGGGATTGCCAAAGTGATGAAACCGAAGAATGCTTAA